A genomic window from Candidatus Pelagisphaera phototrophica includes:
- a CDS encoding 50S ribosomal protein L11 methyltransferase, protein MDHYFQSYGGLGLQRYMVSDKPRTDSFAAAIKEVVQEGDEVIDVGTGTGLLAILAAKAGAKKVYGLDDSDIAEVAKTLVERNGLTDVVDIVRCNASNFDLGNTTDVIVSEWLGLLAFAEAMLDDLIVARDANLKPGGTMIPSEVDVLLAPVSCPDLYNREGPGFWREPIHGIDYSILEELEQNQELSLQIRLPAESMLAKGQPMVSLNLATASSEDPWERGELEFQMERGARLDGFVGWFSMQLSPSVRLDTGPDSPLTHWRQIHFPFKPFDVEAGQILKVRYTLDRSEQHSRAILLDLAVGENRYCYQIG, encoded by the coding sequence ATGGATCACTATTTCCAATCTTACGGAGGCCTTGGGCTGCAGCGTTACATGGTTTCGGACAAGCCTCGAACAGATTCGTTTGCGGCAGCGATTAAGGAAGTTGTTCAGGAGGGGGACGAGGTTATCGACGTAGGTACAGGTACGGGACTTTTGGCGATACTAGCTGCCAAGGCGGGAGCCAAGAAAGTCTATGGGTTAGATGATTCGGATATCGCGGAAGTTGCGAAGACGCTGGTCGAGCGAAATGGACTGACGGACGTGGTTGACATTGTACGATGCAATGCCAGCAATTTTGATTTAGGAAATACCACGGATGTAATCGTGAGCGAATGGCTCGGGCTCCTTGCCTTTGCGGAAGCGATGCTGGATGATCTGATTGTGGCCCGAGACGCAAACTTGAAGCCCGGCGGTACAATGATTCCATCAGAGGTGGATGTGCTCTTGGCTCCAGTGAGCTGTCCCGATCTGTACAATCGGGAAGGGCCGGGGTTTTGGCGGGAGCCGATTCACGGAATCGACTATTCGATTTTGGAGGAATTGGAGCAAAATCAGGAACTGTCACTGCAAATCAGGTTGCCGGCGGAGTCAATGCTAGCAAAAGGGCAGCCGATGGTTTCCTTGAATTTGGCAACTGCCTCGAGCGAGGATCCATGGGAACGCGGAGAGCTTGAGTTTCAAATGGAGCGCGGAGCCCGTCTGGATGGATTTGTGGGCTGGTTCTCTATGCAGCTTTCACCCTCGGTCCGTCTCGATACGGGGCCTGATTCCCCTCTGACCCATTGGCGTCAGATTCATTTCCCATTCAAGCCATTCGATGTGGAGGCAGGGCAAATCCTGAAGGTAAGGTACACCCTTGACCGTTCGGAGCAGCACTCTCGGGCCATCCTTCTTGATCTGGCAGTTGGGGAAAATCGCTATTGTTATCAAATCGGATAG
- a CDS encoding sulfatase, whose product MSPNRPLIALAVLIILPLIQANNRRDILFIAIDDLNDWVGPLGHSQAKTPHMDRLAERGMVFTNAHSPSMVCNPSRTAIMLGLHPSTTGIFGNGPDWRTIEGVKNKVSIPRFFKEAGYQTFGAGKIFHASTFAPMSFYGYNDPNGWDAFFPSLDRQLPDEIGPYERPANGGPERNFDWSPVAALDSAIGDGQVVSWSIEKILAQGEGPRFNAVGIYRPHEPWYVPQTYFDLYPLEEIQLPPVIADDLDDVSEAAKSGRRPPSRISPYDLHKWVLEDETMNRWREGVQAYLASISFSDTMLGLVLDALEQSGRSDNTIIVLWSDHGFHLGEKGRWRKASLWSESHRIPFIIAAPGITTPGSVSNSPVSTLDIYSTLAELTEMEAPTHVQGTSLVPILKDPSKRPNRAAVSTSAFKTHVVSGQRFRYLVYPDGSEELYDIEADPHEWRNLASDPAYAEYKTKLSQWLPKQNAPQIGGPPTGGRGGQRPAGAHPETGPRGGGGRPDGEGPRGPRAGGPQG is encoded by the coding sequence ATGTCCCCGAATAGACCCCTGATTGCACTAGCTGTCCTAATTATTTTACCGCTGATCCAGGCCAACAATCGACGTGATATATTGTTTATTGCGATCGATGACTTGAACGACTGGGTTGGGCCTCTGGGGCACTCCCAAGCCAAGACACCCCACATGGATCGACTCGCGGAGCGAGGCATGGTGTTCACCAATGCCCACAGTCCGTCCATGGTTTGCAATCCTTCTCGCACCGCCATCATGCTGGGGCTACACCCCTCAACCACCGGTATCTTTGGGAATGGGCCGGATTGGAGAACGATTGAAGGGGTGAAAAACAAGGTATCCATTCCTCGATTTTTCAAGGAAGCAGGCTACCAGACTTTCGGAGCGGGAAAGATATTCCATGCCTCTACTTTCGCCCCGATGTCGTTCTATGGGTACAACGATCCGAATGGCTGGGATGCGTTTTTCCCGTCACTAGATCGGCAGCTACCGGACGAGATCGGTCCCTACGAGCGGCCGGCCAACGGCGGTCCAGAACGAAATTTTGACTGGTCCCCCGTTGCTGCACTCGATTCGGCAATCGGTGACGGGCAAGTGGTGAGTTGGTCCATAGAAAAGATTCTGGCACAGGGAGAGGGACCTAGGTTCAACGCCGTAGGCATTTATCGCCCACACGAGCCCTGGTACGTCCCTCAAACCTACTTCGATCTCTATCCACTTGAAGAGATCCAGCTTCCACCCGTGATCGCGGATGACTTGGATGACGTTTCCGAAGCTGCCAAATCTGGTAGACGCCCCCCAAGTAGAATCTCTCCCTATGACCTTCATAAATGGGTGCTGGAAGACGAAACCATGAATCGCTGGAGAGAAGGCGTTCAGGCTTACCTAGCAAGTATCAGTTTTTCCGATACGATGCTTGGACTAGTACTAGATGCACTCGAACAGAGCGGTCGGTCGGACAATACCATTATCGTCCTTTGGTCAGATCATGGATTTCATCTGGGGGAAAAGGGCCGCTGGCGCAAAGCTAGCCTCTGGAGTGAATCGCACAGAATACCGTTTATCATTGCCGCTCCGGGGATCACCACCCCTGGCAGTGTTTCCAACTCGCCGGTCAGCACTCTCGACATCTATTCCACGTTAGCAGAACTCACAGAAATGGAGGCGCCAACGCACGTACAAGGAACCAGTCTCGTGCCGATCCTCAAGGATCCAAGCAAACGTCCAAACCGGGCGGCAGTATCAACCTCAGCCTTCAAAACCCATGTCGTGTCAGGACAGAGATTTCGCTACCTCGTTTACCCTGATGGCTCGGAAGAATTATACGATATTGAAGCAGACCCTCATGAATGGCGGAACCTAGCTTCGGATCCAGCCTACGCGGAATACAAAACCAAACTGTCCCAGTGGCTACCAAAACAGAACGCGCCACAAATTGGAGGTCCCCCAACAGGAGGTCGAGGTGGGCAAAGACCCGCTGGTGCGCACCCCGAGACAGGACCTCGCGGAGGAGGTGGACGTCCCGATGGCGAAGGTCCGCGTGGACCGCGAGCAGGTGGTCCGCAAGGCTAG
- a CDS encoding dioxygenase encodes MKNLTEGNITEAVIKAIEGTKEPRAKEVMSSLIRHLHAFVKEVQLTQDEWEAAIEYLYDTGQISGPTRNEFVLTSDTLGISSLVDIINSNPDGGTEASVLGPFYIEGSKMVEIGTNLIGDSEGEPTVVSGIVRTFGGEPIEGAVIDLWQTAANGLYENQDPDQPENNLRCRMLTDKDGYYQFTTIKPVSYKVPTDGPVGRMLDLQGRHAWRPSHLHYKVSADGHRNLITEVFYEGDEYIDEDSVFGVRESLAIPYNLITSKEEAEKFGVSSPFYRVKFDFELEAL; translated from the coding sequence ATGAAAAATCTCACAGAAGGCAATATCACCGAAGCGGTCATTAAGGCAATAGAAGGGACGAAAGAGCCTCGTGCAAAAGAAGTGATGTCGAGTCTTATTCGGCATCTTCATGCCTTCGTTAAAGAGGTCCAGTTGACTCAAGATGAGTGGGAGGCGGCGATTGAATATCTGTACGACACCGGACAAATTTCGGGACCAACTCGCAATGAATTTGTTCTTACCTCGGACACCCTGGGGATATCGTCCCTCGTCGATATCATCAACAGCAACCCTGATGGCGGCACAGAAGCAAGTGTGTTAGGACCGTTTTACATAGAAGGTTCGAAGATGGTTGAAATTGGTACCAATTTAATCGGAGACAGCGAGGGGGAACCGACTGTGGTATCGGGTATCGTTCGGACGTTTGGCGGCGAGCCGATCGAGGGTGCTGTGATCGATCTTTGGCAAACTGCTGCTAACGGCCTATATGAGAACCAAGACCCCGATCAACCGGAAAACAACCTGCGTTGCCGGATGCTAACTGACAAGGACGGCTACTACCAATTCACCACCATAAAACCGGTCAGCTATAAAGTTCCGACCGACGGACCTGTAGGCAGAATGCTCGATTTGCAGGGAAGGCACGCCTGGCGCCCCTCGCATCTTCATTACAAGGTGAGCGCAGACGGACACCGCAATCTGATAACGGAAGTTTTTTATGAAGGGGACGAATACATCGATGAGGATTCCGTTTTTGGTGTGCGAGAATCACTGGCTATTCCCTACAATCTGATCACCTCCAAAGAGGAAGCCGAAAAGTTTGGCGTCTCCTCCCCTTTTTACCGGGTGAAATTCGATTTCGAACTCGAAGCTCTCTAA
- a CDS encoding YciI family protein: MAQSSWEAHHEHVKEKGLLAKKLYVVLTKPAGDMEAVMENLQEHLKYQLELEANGSMFAAGPFADDEEREWEGEGMVILRAESLAEARSMAENDPMHKSGARTFRLRPWMLNEGSITINITYSNGKRNIT; the protein is encoded by the coding sequence ATGGCACAATCCTCTTGGGAAGCGCATCACGAGCACGTCAAAGAAAAAGGCTTGTTAGCTAAGAAACTCTACGTAGTCCTCACAAAGCCTGCCGGTGACATGGAAGCTGTGATGGAGAATCTACAGGAACACCTCAAATACCAATTGGAGTTGGAAGCTAATGGTTCGATGTTTGCCGCAGGACCTTTCGCTGACGATGAAGAACGGGAATGGGAAGGTGAAGGCATGGTTATTCTTCGGGCAGAATCTCTAGCGGAGGCCCGAAGCATGGCTGAAAACGATCCTATGCACAAAAGCGGAGCCCGCACGTTCAGGCTCAGACCTTGGATGCTGAACGAAGGATCTATAACGATCAATATAACCTATTCCAACGGTAAACGAAACATAACCTAA
- a CDS encoding acyl-CoA synthetase: protein MDELPLFSRVRNYGEKVAISNTTSQFTYKQLLTDSAALASTLLGDEADLKEARIAFLAPGGPEYATIQWGIWRAGGVITPLCLSAAEPEFEYSITDSEASRVIATREQANKVASVCERLEIPLLVLEDLQLVSEKSLPMLEPSRRAMILYTSGTTSKPKGVVTTHGNIQAQIESLIEAWEWQASDRIPLFLPLHHVHGIINVLSCALWMGASIETFSKFEYGSIFKRVAEDAYTVFMAVPTIYVKLIEALEDSDDQERSKVVKGFNKMRLMVSGSAALPASVHMKWTELTGQKLLERYGMTEIGMALSNPFHGERRPGSVGQALPLVEIRLKTETGELVKVENEPGEIQVRGPCVFNEYWNRPEITKESFDDGWFRTGDMAVMETEYYRIMGRLSVDIIKSGGYKLSALEIEAVLLQHPNIRECAVIGHLDKTWGEVVAAAVILKAGSSLDLGHLRDWCRNRLSHYKLPKRLLVVDTLPRNTMGKVTKPAVKELF, encoded by the coding sequence ATGGACGAGCTACCCTTGTTTTCTCGAGTGCGTAACTATGGTGAGAAGGTCGCCATTAGTAATACCACATCGCAATTTACCTATAAACAGCTACTAACGGATTCCGCCGCACTGGCCTCAACGCTATTGGGGGATGAGGCTGACCTGAAAGAAGCTCGTATCGCCTTTTTGGCTCCTGGTGGCCCTGAATATGCAACCATTCAATGGGGGATTTGGCGAGCAGGTGGAGTCATAACTCCCTTATGCCTTTCGGCCGCAGAACCAGAATTCGAATATTCAATCACCGATTCGGAAGCCAGTCGAGTTATAGCGACACGGGAACAGGCCAACAAAGTGGCATCCGTCTGCGAGCGCCTAGAAATTCCTTTGCTGGTTCTGGAAGACCTGCAACTTGTATCTGAGAAATCGCTACCAATGCTGGAACCCTCGCGGCGAGCTATGATTCTGTACACGAGCGGAACCACCAGCAAACCAAAGGGAGTGGTCACAACGCACGGCAATATTCAGGCGCAAATCGAATCGCTAATCGAAGCCTGGGAATGGCAGGCCAGCGACCGCATCCCTCTCTTTTTACCACTACACCATGTTCATGGGATCATTAACGTTCTCTCCTGTGCCCTCTGGATGGGAGCTTCGATCGAAACGTTTTCAAAATTTGAATACGGTTCCATCTTTAAGCGTGTGGCGGAAGATGCCTATACGGTTTTCATGGCCGTGCCAACGATCTACGTAAAGTTGATTGAGGCTTTAGAAGATTCAGATGATCAAGAACGCTCGAAAGTAGTCAAAGGTTTCAATAAGATGCGGTTAATGGTATCGGGATCGGCCGCCCTACCCGCGAGCGTGCACATGAAATGGACCGAACTGACCGGGCAAAAACTTTTGGAGCGTTATGGGATGACCGAAATCGGCATGGCACTGTCCAATCCCTTTCATGGCGAACGTCGACCTGGATCGGTAGGCCAGGCACTACCTCTCGTCGAGATCCGCCTAAAAACTGAGACCGGTGAACTGGTAAAGGTCGAGAATGAACCGGGTGAAATTCAAGTGAGGGGGCCTTGTGTATTCAACGAGTACTGGAATCGCCCGGAAATCACCAAAGAATCCTTTGACGACGGCTGGTTCCGAACCGGTGATATGGCTGTAATGGAAACTGAATACTATCGAATCATGGGTAGACTTTCAGTTGATATCATCAAGAGTGGGGGGTACAAATTGTCCGCTCTGGAAATTGAGGCCGTACTATTACAACATCCGAATATCAGAGAATGCGCAGTCATTGGTCATCTAGACAAAACTTGGGGAGAAGTCGTTGCCGCTGCCGTAATACTCAAAGCGGGATCTAGTCTCGACTTGGGGCATTTAAGAGACTGGTGCCGAAATAGACTGTCCCATTACAAACTACCTAAAAGACTATTGGTGGTAGACACCCTACCTCGAAATACCATGGGCAAGGTCACAAAACCCGCGGTTAAGGAGTTATTCTAG
- a CDS encoding TRAP transporter small permease subunit: protein MENVSQKRSIGIFDRILEILLSNLNSIGSVWIFILTLLINADAFGRKLFHSPIDGVNEIVELSIVGIVFLQLGDATRKGRLPRSDGLFNLIGRRMPNFSRFHGALFDLLGAVFMGLILYGSIPLFIESYNSDFYVGVEGVFTAPVWPIKLIIIIGCTVTLLQFVVFVRRNLARPKMRPTE from the coding sequence ATGGAAAACGTAAGCCAAAAACGATCTATTGGCATTTTCGATCGGATCTTGGAAATTTTGCTTTCCAATCTCAATAGCATTGGGTCGGTCTGGATATTTATCCTGACCCTCCTGATAAACGCGGACGCCTTTGGAAGGAAGCTCTTCCATTCTCCTATCGATGGAGTGAACGAAATTGTGGAGTTGTCCATCGTGGGCATTGTCTTTCTGCAGTTGGGAGATGCCACGCGAAAGGGGCGATTGCCCCGCTCGGACGGGCTTTTCAATTTGATCGGGAGACGAATGCCCAATTTCAGTCGTTTTCATGGGGCATTGTTTGATCTACTCGGTGCTGTATTTATGGGATTGATACTCTACGGAAGCATTCCTCTTTTCATCGAGTCCTACAATTCGGATTTCTACGTCGGAGTTGAGGGAGTGTTCACAGCACCCGTTTGGCCCATCAAGCTGATCATAATCATTGGCTGCACCGTGACACTCTTGCAATTTGTCGTTTTTGTAAGACGGAATTTGGCCAGACCAAAGATGCGACCCACCGAATAA
- a CDS encoding C4-dicarboxylate TRAP transporter substrate-binding protein: MLTKKTLIQNVILLAAASMIGCSGPGPKQETISLTVVDGYPTQSLWVREFIDYYIPEVDKRLAATGNHQIKWNQAWGGQIVKTRNVLPGIQKGLGDIGVVTTVFHQDKVPIQAIAYVTPFVTTDPELVARTVDQIAEKFPEMREAWEKYDQVYLTNMVVLDSYQLFSKEPINGLSDLEGLKINGAGTNLRYLQGLGSAGVAGSLVTYFQNINTGVVDAAMLWPEAAISFKMHEVAPYMLQADMGTVNSKAITVNKRAWNKLPAEVQQVLSETAIDYRDHVAKLAVSKGIESLRLYQDNGGKISVMSTEERDQWAKNMLNIAKEWADGLEEKGLPGHEILKFYMDTMRANGQKISRHWDRE, from the coding sequence GTGCTGACAAAAAAAACTCTCATCCAAAACGTTATTCTGCTGGCGGCAGCATCCATGATTGGATGCTCCGGACCTGGGCCTAAGCAAGAAACCATTAGTTTAACGGTCGTAGACGGCTACCCGACTCAGTCCCTTTGGGTGAGAGAGTTTATCGACTACTACATTCCCGAAGTCGACAAGCGCTTGGCTGCCACAGGAAACCACCAGATCAAATGGAACCAGGCTTGGGGTGGGCAAATCGTCAAAACAAGGAACGTACTTCCTGGGATACAAAAAGGTCTAGGGGATATTGGCGTCGTGACTACCGTCTTTCATCAAGACAAAGTCCCAATCCAAGCGATTGCCTATGTAACGCCTTTTGTCACGACCGATCCTGAGCTAGTCGCTCGAACCGTCGATCAAATCGCCGAGAAGTTTCCTGAGATGAGAGAAGCCTGGGAAAAATACGACCAAGTGTATTTGACCAACATGGTGGTTCTCGACAGCTACCAGCTGTTTTCAAAAGAACCAATCAATGGACTATCTGATTTGGAAGGGCTGAAAATCAATGGAGCGGGTACCAACCTGAGGTACTTGCAGGGCCTTGGTTCCGCGGGAGTCGCAGGGAGCTTGGTGACCTACTTCCAAAACATCAATACAGGTGTCGTAGATGCCGCTATGCTTTGGCCTGAAGCCGCTATCTCGTTTAAGATGCATGAAGTCGCTCCTTACATGCTCCAAGCCGACATGGGGACCGTTAACTCCAAGGCGATCACGGTTAACAAGCGGGCATGGAACAAACTGCCCGCTGAAGTCCAGCAAGTCCTTTCCGAAACAGCGATTGATTACCGTGACCATGTCGCCAAATTGGCGGTATCCAAAGGCATCGAAAGCCTTAGATTGTATCAAGACAACGGAGGCAAAATATCCGTTATGTCCACAGAAGAGCGCGACCAATGGGCAAAGAACATGCTGAACATCGCCAAAGAATGGGCTGACGGTTTAGAAGAAAAAGGACTTCCGGGACACGAAATATTGAAGTTCTACATGGATACCATGCGAGCTAATGGGCAAAAGATCTCCCGTCACTGGGATCGGGAGTAA
- a CDS encoding TRAP transporter large permease, which yields MTGVEVGLVSVGLILVLIYTGLYIPVALGLVSFIGVWLLRGDIEVPIYLLSLAAADTIAEPTFAVVPLFALMGLLISEAGVGRDIYDVSNYLFRRLKGGLGIATVVANAIFASITGSSIASASVFTKVSIPEMKRFGYNPRFTVGVVAGSSVLGMLIPPSVMLILYAIITEQSVGHMFIAGIIPGILLSIAFGVAILVMATFLPRLVMKESTDQVEQEKQPSLTGLQLLRMVFPILLLVGIVLGGIYTGWFTATEAGAAGAVGALIVAVFKKRLTTKGLWKVLTETGHITASILLLLIAASMYSRMLGIAGLPTTFSEWIQSQELGFATIMLIYVILLVLMGTILDTVSIILIIVPLFLPILEPMDIHLVWFGIVTVIGAEIGLLTPPLGVSCFVIHSSLNDPDISLSDVFIGAFPFALIMLAILILIIVFPSLSLVFV from the coding sequence ATGACAGGAGTAGAAGTTGGTTTAGTCTCCGTCGGATTGATCTTAGTATTGATCTATACCGGCCTGTATATCCCAGTAGCACTGGGGTTGGTTTCCTTTATTGGGGTCTGGCTTCTTCGCGGAGACATTGAAGTACCCATTTACCTGCTTTCCCTAGCGGCAGCTGACACAATCGCTGAACCTACCTTTGCTGTCGTACCCTTATTTGCCTTGATGGGGCTCCTAATCAGCGAAGCAGGAGTAGGAAGAGACATTTACGATGTATCCAATTATCTATTTAGAAGACTTAAAGGTGGGTTAGGCATCGCGACTGTTGTCGCCAACGCCATTTTTGCCTCCATCACAGGGTCTTCGATCGCTTCCGCATCGGTCTTTACCAAAGTTTCCATTCCCGAAATGAAACGCTTTGGATACAACCCCCGATTTACCGTTGGCGTGGTGGCAGGGAGTTCTGTGCTCGGGATGCTCATTCCCCCAAGCGTGATGCTTATCCTCTACGCGATCATCACGGAGCAATCGGTCGGGCATATGTTTATTGCCGGAATCATTCCAGGCATACTACTCTCAATCGCATTCGGAGTGGCAATCCTAGTAATGGCCACTTTTCTTCCGAGACTGGTAATGAAGGAATCCACCGACCAGGTCGAACAGGAGAAGCAGCCATCTTTAACGGGTCTGCAACTACTACGAATGGTATTCCCTATTTTGCTACTAGTAGGAATTGTCTTGGGCGGAATTTACACGGGGTGGTTTACCGCGACCGAAGCTGGGGCGGCCGGAGCCGTCGGAGCCCTCATTGTAGCAGTATTCAAAAAACGGTTGACCACCAAAGGGCTCTGGAAGGTCCTCACGGAAACAGGTCATATAACCGCTTCCATCTTGCTTCTCTTAATTGCCGCATCCATGTACAGCCGGATGCTGGGGATCGCTGGTTTGCCAACCACTTTTAGCGAATGGATCCAATCTCAAGAATTGGGTTTCGCTACGATCATGCTCATATATGTCATACTTTTAGTCCTCATGGGGACTATCTTGGATACAGTGTCCATCATCCTCATCATCGTCCCGCTTTTTCTGCCCATTTTGGAACCCATGGACATCCATTTAGTGTGGTTCGGTATCGTCACCGTCATCGGTGCTGAAATTGGCCTACTCACGCCACCCTTGGGGGTTTCTTGCTTTGTGATCCATAGCTCCTTGAACGATCCGGATATTTCGCTTTCTGACGTTTTTATTGGCGCCTTTCCGTTTGCCCTTATCATGTTGGCGATTCTTATTTTGATAATCGTTTTCCCTTCTCTTTCATTGGTCTTTGTTTGA
- a CDS encoding response regulator — translation MGRIEIKALIVESDASRTNRIVALLERSNDQRFRCCTANSLVRANKLLVEKRCDIVLSSLELVDAKGLDSLVSFNLGRADTPVIALVEGAESDSVLNAARSLSDDCLFWGELGEDRLVQSISYALERRRMLRELQIQRTEKVGGYENFYYQGILDKIDEAVFVVSREDGVLLYSNETAKRWFGANMGEALEDVLEYDLLEVDEVEMEISVKNSSYPRAELRSLSVDWGTELACLISMRDISKQKRAEDAFLASQRRLDLATMEVGFWSWNLASQEAQFSDSLRRTLGYEQSVFCDTFSDFEELVHPEDKDRVKAEFRVIAGDSIYDFELRFRICCGDDLYASVGMRGGRIPLGDPEPVVIGGSLFRLNDNKENYVSKNSGKAGFEEPSKTQRKSVKKNLAAVGIALIVDDEEVLRKALDSILASYGFTTLLANDGVEGIELYEKHQGEIEIVIIDMNMPRVDGSKVFERIRNDGDRIPIIMTSGNDDKQALPFSDGEKENCDFLLKPFGLADVKQVVDRFAGKPVAFE, via the coding sequence ATGGGTCGAATAGAGATCAAAGCGCTAATTGTTGAATCGGATGCGTCGAGGACAAATCGGATCGTCGCGCTTCTCGAGAGATCAAACGATCAACGGTTTCGTTGTTGCACTGCAAATTCCTTGGTGCGGGCGAACAAGCTGCTTGTAGAAAAGCGATGTGACATCGTGCTAAGTTCCCTCGAGCTAGTGGATGCCAAAGGATTGGATTCACTTGTCTCGTTTAACCTAGGTAGAGCGGATACTCCTGTCATAGCTCTCGTAGAAGGAGCAGAGTCTGATTCGGTATTAAATGCGGCTCGAAGCTTGTCCGACGATTGCCTCTTTTGGGGAGAGCTCGGGGAGGATCGTCTTGTTCAATCCATTTCCTATGCGCTCGAGCGCCGTCGCATGCTTCGAGAACTGCAGATTCAGCGGACTGAAAAAGTCGGAGGGTATGAGAATTTCTATTATCAAGGGATCTTGGATAAGATTGATGAGGCGGTCTTTGTCGTTTCCAGAGAAGACGGGGTTTTGTTGTACTCGAACGAAACCGCTAAGCGTTGGTTTGGCGCAAATATGGGTGAAGCCCTCGAGGATGTACTGGAGTACGATCTCCTTGAAGTTGACGAGGTCGAGATGGAGATCTCCGTCAAGAATTCTAGCTATCCGCGAGCGGAACTGAGGTCCTTATCTGTGGATTGGGGCACGGAATTGGCGTGTCTCATTTCGATGCGGGACATATCTAAGCAGAAGAGAGCGGAGGACGCTTTTCTGGCGAGTCAGAGGAGACTGGATCTAGCCACGATGGAAGTTGGGTTTTGGTCATGGAATCTGGCGAGCCAAGAGGCGCAGTTTAGTGATTCGCTACGAAGAACGTTGGGTTACGAGCAGTCTGTATTTTGCGATACATTTTCAGATTTCGAGGAATTGGTTCACCCAGAGGATAAAGATCGAGTAAAAGCTGAGTTTCGCGTTATTGCCGGTGATTCGATATATGATTTTGAATTGAGATTTAGAATATGTTGTGGAGATGACCTCTATGCGAGCGTTGGAATGAGAGGTGGTCGAATTCCATTAGGGGATCCAGAGCCGGTTGTGATTGGGGGCTCATTGTTCCGGCTGAACGACAATAAGGAGAATTATGTTTCCAAGAATTCTGGAAAGGCCGGTTTTGAAGAACCGTCCAAAACACAAAGGAAATCCGTTAAGAAGAATTTGGCTGCGGTTGGAATCGCCTTGATCGTAGACGACGAAGAGGTGCTTCGCAAAGCCCTAGACTCTATTTTGGCTTCCTATGGATTCACTACTCTACTCGCCAATGATGGGGTAGAAGGGATAGAGCTTTACGAAAAGCATCAGGGGGAAATTGAAATCGTAATTATTGATATGAATATGCCCCGTGTTGATGGTAGTAAAGTTTTTGAACGGATAAGAAATGATGGTGATCGTATCCCAATTATAATGACGAGTGGAAACGATGACAAGCAGGCATTGCCGTTCTCAGATGGGGAGAAGGAGAATTGTGATTTTCTCTTGAAACCGTTCGGACTAGCTGATGTGAAGCAAGTCGTAGACCGGTTTGCCGGAAAACCGGTTGCTTTTGAATAG
- a CDS encoding DUF6152 family protein — translation MTINKSYLAGALVFVCASILTSSTVFSHHGVTGQFNLDQNVTVTGTVNRVRFVNPHGYVYFKAINEAGEEEQWRCELRSGSLLKRRGWTEEMFALGTKITVNGSPDRRDSKTCYAHTITFADGKIVNRRDSLNEAGQVVSGERELKREDGTPNLEGNWTEPPRGRGRGRGARPPRYVMSQIAREEGVNYTEADNPRFMCEPTNIILDYNFDQMVNKFEQSETKIVITYGFMDVVRTIHLDGEFPETIEPSVRGYSVGKWEGDTLVVRTKGFGPGFLRAPGGRPGPAIRHGEQMEITERFYLNEAGNELKREYTVVDPVYLAQPHTHQNTSVLTSDPFLEYDCDDLTVDKYAE, via the coding sequence ATGACTATAAATAAATCCTATCTCGCTGGCGCTTTGGTATTTGTGTGTGCGTCAATTTTGACCTCATCGACTGTATTTTCGCATCACGGAGTCACGGGACAATTCAACCTTGATCAGAATGTGACAGTGACCGGTACCGTGAATCGCGTTCGTTTTGTGAATCCGCATGGTTACGTCTACTTCAAGGCTATCAACGAAGCTGGGGAAGAGGAACAATGGCGATGTGAATTGCGTTCGGGAAGCTTGTTAAAGCGAAGGGGCTGGACTGAGGAGATGTTTGCTCTAGGAACGAAAATCACTGTCAACGGATCGCCGGACCGGCGGGACTCGAAAACCTGCTATGCTCATACCATCACCTTTGCGGATGGCAAAATAGTGAACCGCCGCGACTCGCTCAACGAGGCGGGGCAAGTGGTGAGCGGGGAACGCGAACTTAAACGCGAAGACGGTACGCCCAATCTTGAAGGTAACTGGACCGAGCCCCCAAGAGGAAGAGGCAGAGGTCGTGGCGCTAGGCCTCCTCGCTATGTGATGTCTCAGATCGCGAGGGAAGAAGGAGTTAACTACACGGAAGCGGACAATCCAAGGTTCATGTGCGAGCCCACCAATATCATACTGGACTACAATTTTGATCAAATGGTTAATAAGTTCGAGCAGTCTGAGACCAAGATTGTGATCACCTATGGATTTATGGATGTGGTCCGGACCATTCACCTGGACGGTGAATTTCCCGAAACGATCGAACCCAGCGTAAGAGGCTATTCGGTTGGCAAATGGGAAGGAGACACCCTGGTTGTCAGAACGAAGGGTTTCGGTCCCGGATTCCTACGGGCCCCAGGAGGAAGACCGGGTCCGGCTATTAGACACGGAGAGCAAATGGAAATCACCGAACGTTTTTATCTCAATGAAGCAGGTAATGAACTCAAGCGTGAGTACACGGTTGTCGATCCCGTGTACCTAGCCCAGCCGCACACTCATCAGAATACCTCCGTGCTGACCAGCGACCCCTTCTTGGAGTACGACTGCGACGACCTAACGGTTGATAAGTACGCTGAGTAA